A single Dechloromonas denitrificans DNA region contains:
- a CDS encoding Do family serine endopeptidase, with protein MHRLWLIFAQTVTVAVAVLFVLTTLKPEWLHQSPTVVALRESASGNADGKGMPSGSYRDAARAALPSVVHIYTTQKIKQQNHPLFDDPIFRHFFGERPEGQEQKNSGLGSGVIVSPNGYILTNYHVVEAADDIQVSLNDSKTYKARVIGSDPESDLAVLQIKADKLPTVTFAQPDGLRIGDVVLAIGNPFGVGQTVTMGIVSALGRSHLGINTFENFIQTDAAINPGNSGGALVDVNGNLVGINTAIYSRTGGNHGIGFAIPAASARNIMEQIIQNGAVTRGWIGVEAQEITPELAESFGLPDTEGALIAGVMRGSPADAAGVRPGDVLLTVSGKPVKDPQIMLDLIAALKPDERASFRLRRDKSIVEVQVKIGKRPAIRQEKE; from the coding sequence ATGCACAGGTTGTGGCTGATTTTTGCACAAACGGTAACCGTTGCGGTCGCTGTTCTGTTCGTGCTTACAACGTTGAAACCGGAATGGCTGCACCAGTCGCCAACCGTCGTCGCGCTGCGTGAATCGGCATCCGGCAACGCCGACGGCAAAGGCATGCCGAGCGGCTCCTACCGTGATGCGGCGCGCGCCGCCTTGCCCTCCGTCGTCCATATCTACACCACCCAGAAGATCAAGCAGCAGAATCATCCGCTGTTCGACGACCCGATCTTCCGTCACTTCTTCGGTGAACGCCCGGAAGGCCAGGAGCAGAAAAACTCCGGTCTCGGTTCCGGTGTCATCGTCAGCCCGAACGGCTACATCCTGACCAATTACCATGTTGTCGAAGCCGCCGACGACATCCAGGTTTCGCTCAATGACAGCAAGACCTACAAGGCCCGCGTCATCGGCAGCGATCCCGAGTCCGACTTGGCCGTCCTGCAGATCAAGGCCGACAAGCTGCCGACCGTCACCTTTGCCCAGCCGGACGGCTTGCGCATCGGCGATGTCGTGCTCGCCATCGGCAATCCCTTCGGCGTAGGCCAGACGGTGACCATGGGCATCGTCTCGGCACTCGGCCGTTCGCACCTTGGCATCAACACCTTCGAGAACTTCATCCAGACCGATGCCGCGATCAATCCGGGCAACTCGGGTGGCGCCCTGGTCGATGTGAACGGCAACCTGGTCGGCATCAACACCGCGATTTATTCGCGCACCGGCGGCAATCACGGCATCGGTTTCGCCATCCCGGCCGCCAGCGCCCGCAACATCATGGAACAAATCATCCAGAACGGCGCGGTAACGCGCGGCTGGATCGGTGTCGAAGCCCAGGAAATCACTCCTGAACTAGCCGAGTCCTTTGGCCTGCCCGACACCGAGGGCGCCCTGATCGCCGGCGTCATGCGCGGCAGCCCGGCCGATGCCGCCGGCGTCCGGCCCGGTGACGTCCTGCTCACCGTCAGCGGAAAACCGGTCAAAGATCCGCAGATCATGCTTGATCTGATCGCAGCCCTGAAACCCGACGAACGCGCCAGTTTCCGCCTGCGCCGCGACAAGAGCATCGTCGAAGTGCAGGTCAAGATCGGCAAACGCCCAGCGATCCGGCAAGAGAAAGAGTAA
- a CDS encoding recombinase family protein, giving the protein MSTILYARVSTSEQTIEHQQSHAEKELGIQFDTVISDDGVSGVAVKLKDRPQGKRLFDILRAGDTLVVRWVDRLGRNYSDVTDSIRELIQRGVVVKTVINRLEFDGSATDPMQKAVRDALIGFMAALAQAQAEATKEAQKAGIEYAKNNGVFKGRKPSFTREQLDVVISMLASGESIQCISNKMGISRAAIYRIRENPARAATALDSWKL; this is encoded by the coding sequence ATGAGCACAATTTTATATGCCCGAGTATCAACATCTGAGCAGACTATTGAGCATCAACAAAGCCACGCTGAGAAAGAACTAGGAATTCAGTTCGATACCGTAATTTCCGATGACGGAGTTTCCGGGGTTGCCGTGAAACTCAAGGACCGCCCCCAAGGGAAGCGTCTCTTCGACATCCTGAGGGCTGGAGACACGCTTGTTGTTCGCTGGGTAGATCGCCTTGGCCGGAACTACTCCGATGTTACGGACAGCATCCGCGAGTTGATACAGCGCGGAGTAGTCGTCAAGACGGTGATTAACCGCTTGGAGTTTGATGGTAGCGCAACAGACCCCATGCAAAAGGCAGTGCGAGATGCTTTGATCGGGTTCATGGCGGCTCTGGCACAAGCTCAAGCCGAAGCCACCAAGGAAGCCCAGAAAGCGGGCATTGAATACGCAAAGAATAATGGAGTATTCAAAGGCAGAAAACCCAGCTTCACCCGAGAACAACTGGATGTTGTTATATCAATGCTCGCCTCGGGAGAATCCATACAGTGCATCTCCAATAAAATGGGGATTTCCCGCGCCGCCATTTATCGGATTCGTGAAAACCCCGCGAGAGCCGCCACGGCCCTTGACAGCTGGAAACTATAA